A window of Synechococcus sp. MEDNS5 contains these coding sequences:
- a CDS encoding GIY-YIG nuclease family protein: MADAPRQGDLFDAASQASETGGGVELAITATQLRRWQQRVHAFQAALFAPTPPEALQGVLFEPERDLLAGFDPLQLKPLPLSFWRWPEGPHQGAALYLVMDRPADLEQPLLLYIGETIAADRRWKGEHDCKAYLAAYQEACMACGLRCSTSIRFWGDVPRATRARRQLEQTLIQRWQPPFNKETRERWATPFHAA, encoded by the coding sequence ATGGCTGACGCACCCCGCCAGGGCGATCTCTTCGACGCGGCCTCCCAAGCCAGCGAGACTGGTGGCGGCGTAGAGCTGGCGATCACGGCCACCCAGCTGCGCCGCTGGCAGCAGCGGGTGCATGCCTTCCAGGCAGCGCTGTTTGCGCCCACACCGCCGGAGGCGCTGCAGGGTGTCCTGTTCGAGCCGGAGCGGGATCTGCTTGCAGGCTTTGACCCCCTACAACTCAAACCCCTGCCGCTCAGTTTCTGGCGCTGGCCGGAAGGCCCCCATCAAGGTGCAGCGCTCTATCTGGTGATGGACCGGCCCGCTGATCTCGAGCAACCCCTGCTGCTTTACATCGGTGAAACGATCGCCGCCGATCGCCGCTGGAAGGGGGAGCACGACTGCAAGGCCTACCTGGCCGCTTACCAGGAAGCCTGCATGGCTTGTGGTCTGCGCTGCAGCACCAGCATCCGTTTCTGGGGCGATGTGCCCAGGGCCACCAGGGCCCGCCGGCAGCTGGAGCAGACCCTGATCCAACGCTGGCAACCGCCCTTCAACAAGGAAACGCGCGAGCGCTGGGCCACACCCTTCCATGCGGCCTGA
- a CDS encoding DUF1825 family protein codes for MAFFDSEIVQEEAKRLFGDYQQLMQLGSDYGKFDREGKKKFIDTMEELMERYRVFMKRFELSEDFQAKLTVEQLRTQLGQFGITPEQMFEQMHGTLERMKSQLEQPPS; via the coding sequence ATGGCGTTCTTCGACTCCGAAATCGTGCAGGAGGAGGCCAAGCGGCTGTTCGGCGATTACCAGCAACTGATGCAGCTGGGTTCTGATTACGGCAAGTTCGACCGGGAGGGCAAGAAGAAATTCATCGACACGATGGAGGAGCTGATGGAGCGCTACCGCGTGTTCATGAAGCGCTTCGAGCTTTCGGAAGACTTCCAGGCCAAGCTCACGGTGGAGCAGCTGCGCACCCAGCTCGGTCAGTTCGGCATCACCCCGGAACAGATGTTCGAGCAGATGCACGGCACGCTGGAGCGAATGAAGAGTCAGCTGGAGCAGCCCCCCAGCTGA
- a CDS encoding type II toxin-antitoxin system VapC family toxin: MTSRTAPPRLLDTQLLIWMAFAPEQLPSTLIPDLEDRQQRFVVSVVSLWEVAIKRSLNRPDFQFDAAALRQHLQREGFEELAIQAEHCLAVQHLPWHHKDPFDRLLIAQAEREQLKLLSCDQRLRHYGTSVTLLNR; encoded by the coding sequence ATGACCAGCCGAACAGCACCGCCGCGCCTGCTCGACACGCAGCTGCTGATCTGGATGGCCTTTGCACCGGAACAGCTCCCATCCACGCTGATCCCAGATCTGGAAGACCGTCAACAACGCTTTGTCGTGAGTGTGGTCAGCCTCTGGGAAGTTGCGATCAAACGCTCGCTCAACCGGCCCGATTTTCAGTTTGACGCTGCTGCGTTACGCCAGCATCTCCAGCGTGAAGGGTTTGAAGAGTTAGCCATCCAGGCCGAGCATTGCTTAGCCGTTCAACATCTGCCCTGGCACCACAAGGATCCCTTTGATCGGTTGCTGATCGCTCAGGCTGAGCGGGAACAGCTCAAGCTGCTGAGTTGCGATCAGCGCTTGCGCCACTACGGAACCAGCGTGACGCTGCTCAATCGGTGA
- a CDS encoding response regulator transcription factor, with the protein MDLSSRIPSLQQQSRQGHSLLRRSRTAIATADPVLLASWTIWFEGQGPLVAACTREDDCLNKLESHAATLLLCTDLLESGSGISLVRRALALQPELKALILLQRPIARTILDAIEAGCHGICAVQSAGTGAVAAALTAIDSDGQYLDPVISGVLHHSRLNGSSRPLPLQDLTMREEDVLRGLCRGMTNEEIANDLVVSIETVKSHVSSLLRKLSAKDRTAAVVTAFREGLVQVPARPPRWT; encoded by the coding sequence ATGGATCTCAGCTCCCGGATCCCCTCTCTGCAACAGCAATCCCGCCAGGGTCACAGCCTGCTGCGGCGCAGCCGCACCGCCATCGCCACCGCCGACCCTGTGCTGCTCGCCAGTTGGACGATCTGGTTCGAAGGCCAGGGGCCATTGGTGGCCGCCTGCACCAGGGAAGACGACTGCCTCAACAAGCTTGAGAGCCACGCAGCCACCTTGCTGCTCTGCACCGACTTGCTGGAGAGCGGCAGCGGCATCAGCCTGGTGCGGCGCGCCCTAGCTCTCCAACCGGAGCTCAAGGCGCTGATCCTGCTGCAGAGGCCGATCGCCCGCACGATCCTGGACGCGATCGAGGCCGGCTGCCATGGCATCTGCGCCGTTCAGAGCGCAGGCACAGGAGCGGTGGCCGCCGCCCTCACCGCGATTGACAGCGATGGGCAGTACCTCGATCCGGTGATCAGCGGCGTGCTCCACCACAGCCGGCTCAACGGAAGCAGCCGGCCGCTGCCTCTGCAGGACCTGACGATGCGTGAGGAAGACGTGCTGCGCGGGCTGTGCCGCGGCATGACCAATGAGGAGATCGCCAACGACCTGGTGGTGTCGATCGAGACCGTGAAAAGCCACGTGAGCAGCCTGCTGCGCAAGCTGTCGGCGAAGGACCGCACCGCGGCAGTGGTGACCGCTTTCCGTGAGGGGCTCGTGCAGGTCCCCGCCAGACCGCCCCGCTGGACCTAG
- the tyrS gene encoding tyrosine--tRNA ligase encodes MAPTPSLPARLSRGMADLFPAGDPADADQALAARLAQAETQGRPLRVKLGIDPTGSSIHLGHSILFRKLRAFQEAGHTAVLIIGDFTARIGDPTGKSDTRVQLSKEQVAANASTYLRQLGQGQPKDTALLDFETPGRLEVRYNSEWLEGMDLPAVIGLLGTGTVGQMLAKDDFSKRYGSGTPIALHEFLYPLLQGYDSVAVNADVELGGTDQKFNVAMGRDLQRHFGKGTQFGLLLPILVGLDGVQKMSKSLGNVVGLEEDPLSMYSKLEKVGDGAINDYVTLLTDLDLAALPENPREKQKAMALAVTASRHGLEAAEKAQRDAATLVSGAGDAAAEVPEASLAQVNFPAKAFYLLSAVGICASSSEARRQIKGGAVRLEGEKISDPNQEFASAAELEGKVLQLGKKTFRRLTD; translated from the coding sequence ATGGCCCCGACCCCGTCCTTGCCGGCCAGGCTGTCGCGCGGCATGGCCGATCTCTTTCCTGCGGGAGACCCCGCCGATGCGGATCAGGCCCTGGCGGCGCGCCTGGCGCAAGCGGAGACGCAGGGGCGGCCGTTGCGCGTGAAATTGGGCATCGACCCCACCGGCAGCAGCATTCACCTGGGTCATAGCATCCTGTTCCGCAAGCTGCGTGCGTTTCAGGAAGCGGGCCATACGGCGGTGCTGATCATCGGGGATTTCACCGCACGGATCGGCGATCCCACCGGCAAAAGCGACACCCGGGTGCAGCTCAGCAAGGAGCAGGTGGCCGCCAACGCCTCCACCTACCTGCGGCAGTTGGGCCAGGGCCAACCGAAGGACACAGCCCTGCTGGATTTCGAGACCCCTGGACGCCTGGAGGTGCGCTACAACTCCGAATGGCTTGAGGGCATGGACCTGCCGGCGGTGATCGGCCTGCTCGGCACTGGCACCGTGGGCCAGATGCTGGCGAAGGACGACTTCTCCAAGCGCTATGGCAGCGGCACGCCCATTGCCCTGCATGAGTTTCTCTATCCGCTGCTGCAGGGGTACGACTCGGTGGCCGTGAATGCCGATGTGGAATTGGGCGGCACTGATCAGAAGTTCAATGTGGCCATGGGCCGCGATCTGCAGCGCCATTTCGGCAAGGGAACGCAGTTCGGGTTGCTGTTGCCGATCCTGGTGGGTCTGGACGGGGTGCAGAAGATGAGCAAGAGCCTCGGCAACGTGGTGGGGCTGGAGGAGGATCCCCTCTCGATGTACTCCAAGCTCGAAAAGGTGGGCGACGGGGCGATCAACGACTACGTGACCTTGCTCACCGACCTGGATCTGGCGGCATTGCCGGAGAATCCGCGCGAGAAGCAGAAGGCGATGGCCCTGGCGGTGACCGCCAGCCGCCATGGACTGGAGGCAGCCGAGAAGGCCCAGCGCGATGCCGCCACCTTGGTGAGCGGAGCTGGTGATGCGGCGGCGGAGGTGCCCGAGGCCTCCCTGGCGCAGGTGAACTTCCCGGCCAAGGCCTTCTATCTGCTCAGCGCGGTGGGCATCTGTGCCAGCAGCAGCGAGGCGCGGCGTCAGATCAAGGGTGGTGCTGTGCGTCTGGAGGGAGAAAAGATCAGCGATCCCAACCAGGAGTTTGCGTCCGCAGCGGAGCTGGAGGGCAAGGTGCTGCAGCTGGGCAAGAAAACCTTCCGGAGGCTCACCGATTGA
- a CDS encoding type II secretion system protein GspK, whose product MARRHWLDPLARKVLQAIGDLPADPVGTPAASTTEEEEPSWCIDVNRATADDWRRLPGCSDAMVDLLLRLQQGGVQFSQLEDLARLLELPPALCDRWRPHLVFRWHGDAPPLPDQTTLDLNAGSPSLLAASLGWPEERLQRLISERRRQPFQHLADLQERLCLPPDAVEALIGRVTFGAKPSGPSLPPRR is encoded by the coding sequence ATGGCCCGCCGGCACTGGCTCGATCCCCTGGCACGCAAGGTGCTGCAGGCCATCGGCGACCTGCCTGCCGATCCGGTGGGCACACCCGCTGCCTCCACCACTGAGGAAGAAGAACCCAGCTGGTGCATTGATGTGAACCGGGCCACTGCCGACGATTGGCGCCGACTACCCGGCTGCAGCGACGCCATGGTGGATTTGCTCCTGCGCCTGCAGCAAGGCGGGGTGCAGTTCAGCCAGCTGGAGGATCTGGCCCGTCTGCTCGAGTTGCCACCTGCGCTCTGCGATCGCTGGCGCCCCCATCTGGTGTTCCGCTGGCATGGCGACGCACCCCCGCTGCCGGATCAAACGACCCTTGATCTCAATGCCGGCAGTCCCTCCCTGCTGGCCGCCAGCCTGGGTTGGCCGGAGGAGCGGCTGCAGCGCCTGATCAGCGAGCGGCGACGCCAACCCTTCCAGCACCTTGCGGACCTGCAGGAGCGACTCTGTCTGCCGCCTGATGCCGTGGAAGCGCTCATCGGCCGGGTGACGTTCGGAGCCAAGCCCTCCGGCCCCAGCCTGCCGCCGCGGCGTTGA